The following are encoded together in the Capsulimonas corticalis genome:
- a CDS encoding tetratricopeptide repeat protein, whose translation MSMLGRLFGFGRNEHYDKGIRLFDQGLYEEAVAELNEVVKKGARSDALTQRLSSFYIAEAYANLGTTALQGRAYEKAREYLGQALAINPHYADLHHHYGYACRMSGHGVEAISAFENALKINPRFAKASLGLGLALYDAGRPLEALARVKEAAGLDRAYETPEYAQGISEHKSENFAAALAEFEKVAELDVDDIAFHGKLGADLYRRGMYEEAASEFRKALELNGNYADLRNHLGVTLNAQQLYDDAVREFEEALTINPRYVEARTNLALTLEAAGRLPEAKAEFHRVLEIDPANTVAQGRLKEIDSQQ comes from the coding sequence ATGTCCATGCTGGGACGACTGTTTGGATTCGGTCGGAATGAGCATTACGATAAGGGGATCCGGCTCTTCGATCAGGGGCTGTACGAAGAGGCGGTCGCGGAGCTGAACGAGGTCGTGAAGAAGGGCGCGCGGTCGGATGCGCTCACACAGCGATTGTCGTCGTTCTACATCGCCGAGGCTTACGCGAATCTCGGTACGACGGCGCTTCAGGGACGAGCTTATGAAAAGGCGCGCGAGTATCTGGGGCAGGCGCTCGCCATCAATCCGCACTATGCGGACCTCCACCACCACTACGGTTACGCCTGCCGCATGTCCGGCCACGGCGTCGAGGCGATCTCGGCGTTTGAAAACGCCTTGAAGATCAATCCCCGATTCGCGAAGGCCAGCCTAGGATTGGGCCTGGCGCTCTATGACGCCGGCCGTCCGCTGGAGGCGCTCGCCAGGGTCAAGGAAGCGGCGGGGCTGGACCGCGCCTACGAAACTCCCGAGTACGCGCAGGGAATCTCGGAACATAAGTCGGAGAACTTTGCGGCGGCTTTGGCCGAGTTCGAAAAAGTCGCGGAGCTGGATGTCGACGACATCGCCTTCCACGGCAAGCTCGGCGCCGATCTGTACCGGCGGGGAATGTACGAAGAAGCGGCGTCGGAGTTCCGCAAGGCGCTGGAGCTCAACGGCAACTACGCCGACCTGCGCAACCATCTCGGCGTGACGCTGAACGCGCAGCAGCTTTACGATGACGCCGTGCGCGAATTTGAAGAAGCGCTCACCATCAATCCTCGATACGTCGAAGCGCGCACGAATTTGGCGCTGACGCTCGAAGCCGCCGGCCGCCTCCCGGAAGCCAAGGCGGAGTTCCATCGGGTTCTGGAGATCGACCCCGCCAATACCGTGGCGCAGGGGCGTCTCAAAGAGATCGATTCCCAGCAGTAA